TCTGTTAGTCGGTGGCGCAGGTAAGGATATCCTGACAGGTGACGATGGAGCGGATATTTTCTGGTTTAATACTACCCCCAATACTTTGTTTAATGTTGACACTATTACTGATTTTGTCTCCGGTACTGATAAATTAGTTTTCAGCCGTATCAATCTTGGTGCTTCTGGTCAATTCCACATCGATGATCCCCGATTCTTATCCAATAGCACGGGCATGGCTACAACTACTAACCAACGCTTGATCTATAATCAGTCTAGCGGTCAGCTTTACTACGATAGTAATGGCAGTGCCGCTGGTCACTCGGTTTTGGTTGCCATCTTGCCAACCTCCTCGGCATTAACAGCGTCAGACATTTTGGTAGTTTAACTTGCCCGTTGTTAACTTAGACTGAGGGGTTAGATACTGAGCTAAGCCCCTCATGTTCTCTGTCGGAAAAATTCGGCAATTGCTTATAGTTTTATGAGGCTTTTACTTGCAAAAATCCCATTAAATTTTGCAGGAATTCTTGACTTAAACCATTAGCATTGGTTCCCAGGCTTTCATTCTCCATAACATCAGACTCAGAAGCAAAATTAGCCGTAACCATTGGCAATTCTTCTACTAAATTAACCACCATTAAACGAAAGGCAATCTGTTGTACTTTTTCGATAGGTAATCGTAATTGTTCAGCAACAGCTTTCAAGGAATAATGATCATCGGTAAATTCCCAGACTTGCCATTCTAATTGATTAAGATGTAAATGGGGTTTATTTTTAACGATACTGGTTAAAGAAGAGGAAGAATCAGGTAATTTATCCCTTAAGGCCGACCAATCTTTTAAGGCCCGTAAACCAGCCAAACTTACCTCGGCTCCTGGACTACTTAAGCCAGTGGTTTCTATCATGGGTAAAATACCATGAGAATCAAATTCAAATTGAGCATCAGCAAGAGCAAATAAAGCACAAATTTGCTGCATTACCTGGACATAAAATAAGAGTTTTAGTTGCTCTGCTTGGATTAAATTGTGGGACTTTAAAAATAATCCTAATGGGTTTCCTTGTAGATGACTTTCTGTTAGTTTAGTCGCTGCTTGAGCATTCATCCAACCCCGTTGCACAATTAAGGATAATAACCCTTGATTATCTAAACGGTTACTCGCTGCAATAATTCGCCCTTGACGTAACCAAATATAGTAGGTTTTCTGGGAAGTATTGGAAGATAAGGGGCGTAACGTCAATCTTCCGGTTTTTTGTCCCTGTTCTAAAAATTGAAAAATTTCTGGGAGAGAAAATTCTGATAAATATCCAGTAATTGCCATGGTGACTTCTCTTTTAATCTGCTATCTGTGAATAATATTAAGATTCTGCGGGATAACTCTTAAACCAGACATTTCTGCATTAATTCTTTCACTAAAACCATAACTGCTTGAGCCACAGAACTCTGTTCATTGGCATTAACATTAATTATAATAGGACAGTCATTTTTATCAGGATATCCTAATGCAATGGCAACATTTTCAGGAAACCAAGCCCCAGGACAATCTGTATGAGTTAAGCCAATAATCATGGGGATTTTTGCCCGTTGATTCATAAAGTTAATAATCCGTCTGGCATAACGAAATTCACTGGGACGATGAGCCGCGACTAAAATCATATAGGCATGGGCTTTACAGATTAAAATATCCCACATAAAATCAAAGCGCGATTGTCCTGGTGTTCCATAAAGATGTAAGGCCATTTGAGGACTAAATTGTAAACGCCCAAAATCAAAAGCAACGGTTGTTTTTTGCTTGATTAATTGGGTTTCATCAGTGGCAATTCGATCCGTATCAACTGGTGTTATTTCACTCACAGAGCGAATAAATGTTGACTTGCCCGCCCCTACAGGGCCAGTTACCACCAAACGCATAACTTCCATCAGTTTTTTATCTCCCCGTTATTCTAAAAAAATGGGTTAATTAGGAAGAGAAAGCAGTCATCAGTAAAAGGCTTAATGATTGTCCCTGATGACTGTTCATTCAATGTTTATTTAAGTCATCACTAATTTTAGTTCACTGAGAGCAGTCTTAATTTCTAGAAACAGGATGCCTTGTTTAACGGCTTTACTGGCTAAGACCAAAAATACAGCATCAGAACCACAGCTACTTAAGACTCCATAACCATCATTGCCTTCAACATAAATTCGGTCAATACTACCTCTTGATAATTCTCCACCAATTCTTTCTCCTAAAGAAAGCATCGCTGCAGACATAGCAGATACCCGTTCTTCATCCATATTTACAGGTAAGGTTGAAGCGAGAGATAAACCATCAGGGGTAACTAAAGCTGCTCCTTGAACATCATTTGTCGCAGAAACAAAGTTTTGTAGAATGTGGTTAAGTTTATCAACATTAATGGCCATAATTTTTGTCCTTTTTAGATTGAATTAATGAGTAATTAAAGACAGAAGGGAGAAAGAAAATTACTTTTTTATGCTGTGGCGTGTTGCCCTGCACCCGTAGAAATTAAGCGACGGAATAAGCCCTCCGTCCAACCTGTTTCTTTGAGAACAGCACTGGAAGAAACTTCAACATAAGCTTGCTCAATAAAGGCTAAATCAATCATACAAATTTTGCCTAAAGCATTTCTTAAATCATCATTTTTTCCTTCTGCTTGTAGCTTGTCACCTACGGCTCGCACAACGGTAGCCATCGCAGGAACAACGTGCTGTGGCCCGATGCCAATTTGCACATGAACTAGACCAATTCGCCAGCGACGATCTGCATAAGAATTACCCCATTCATCAATACCTGTAAACATTTCTAGAAACCACTGAACAAAGGTTTCCCGTAAGCGATGTATACGCCCTTCTTTTGCATTAATAATGGCATTCATTTCTGGATCACGTCCGAGATAATTATAGAAGTGATCGGCCATTTCTTCCGCGACTTTTTTGCCCCAGTCTTCTCCTGCTTTCAGTATAGCTTTATCTTCATTACTGAAAACCATTCTGGCTTCCATCTTTGCCATGAATTCTTGTGGATTTAAGGACATATCGGTGATCTCCTGCTAATATTGTTAAGCATTTATTACCTCTGTTTACCAACAGATTGTCTTAGTAATTGACTTTCGTTTAGTTAGGGATTGAGGTTAGGAATTGAGGTGTTTTTCAACATGATTTAATTATGGCAAAATTAGTCCAAAAAACATAACCGAGGCATTACTTATCTTTTATAAACTAATATAAACAGTTTGTTTCAAGACAGACTCAAAAAAGTTTATATTCTCAAATTGTTACCTTTATTAATGAATAATCTTGAAGTTTTAGAATTGGACTTAACAATTAAAATCCTTTATTAATCATGGTTTTCGGGTTTTTGAGACTTAATTAATTAAGGTAATTGAGACAAAAAATATAAAGATTGTTTGTTGATAAAAATTTACGAACAGATTTATGTTTACAATTTGTTCTTGCTTGCCGTAGGGGCGAACGGCTGTTCGCCCCTACGAGAATTGTGCCAGACTACTTATTGAAGGGATAAAAGTATAAAAAGGGTCAGTGTTCCTCAGAAATCGGTTCTACAATAGGTGAAGATACATAACCTTATCCTAAGTGCTATGCTCTCACAAATTGTGCGCCCCCTTGTTCAAACACAAGTTCGCTTGTTGGCCAACTCCCATACCACTCAGACAACCCTGGTTGATACCATTGCCCGTTGGTTGGGTTATATTGGGGTTAGTGCAAAAGTGACTCAATTAGCCCCCGACTGCGATCGCATCAAGGTTTCTTTGACCGTAGGTAAACCAGATTCCTGCGATACTGAAGATTGGCAGCGTATTTTAGAGAATTTGCGATCGCCCCATCATCTTGAGGTGTCTTCTCAGGAAGCCTATTATAAGATGAATGGGTCACAGCAAGTACAAATTGCCCGTCTCTTAGCTTATTTAATTCAAATTAGTGATCCTAAGCAGCAAATCACTTGGCAAGATGTAGAAACTCAATTAACCCCAATGAATCTTGATCCCTTGATTTTAGAGGGAATAAAATCTGCCATGAAAGTCCCTCAATCTCAGGATTTATTGGAAAAAATCGATCCAGATGTCGCAGCAAGTGCTTTTCCTATTGCGGTTAAAATTGCTTGGTTAGATCAAGAAATTAATCCCCATGAAAATCATGCCCTTTCTGCTTTATTGGGAGCGATGAAATAGGAAAATTAACAGCGTTTAAGCTCCCCTAATGTTAAAACAATCTGATCGATCACTTCTCGTAATTGCGAGGGTGATAGGTTTGATTGATTGACCAAAATACTAAATACTAGGGGGGAATAGTTTGGGGGATCAAGATAACCTGATAAAGCTGAAATACCGGAAAGGGTTCCTGTTTTTGCTGCCATTCTCCCCTCAATTATGGTATCTTGAAAACGCTTCTTTAGGGTTCCGCTTTTTCCGGCCACAGGTAAAGAATTACGGTAGATATCCCCTTCTGATGTTTTAAGTATCAAGGATAAAAGGGTGACAAATGCTTCTGGAGTTGCTAAGTTATGACGAGATAATCCCGATCCGTCTTTGAGTTGATAAAGCTCCGGCTCTAATCCTAGGGTTTTTAAGGTTTCTTGGAGGTTTTCTATCGGGGTTATTTCTGAGGTATTAGAGGCAAAAAGATTGAGTAAACTTTCTGCATACAAATTGTTACTATTTTCATTGGCTTTTGTGATGATAGTGGCTAATGATGGAGATTTAATTGTTGTTAATTTCCTTGATTTTTCCTCTGTATCAGTTTGAGTGATTATTGATGATTTAGTGATGATAATTTCTTCTGTTTCTAAGGCATTTTGTAGAGAATCTAAAAAATAATCTGCCGGATCAACAACCGCTAAACCGAAGGTATCGGGTTGAGAATTAATTGCTAATTTTCCTGTAATTGTTAATAAGGGTTGAGCAAAATTTCTCTGAATTGTAATCGAATAAGGGGTGTTTTGAGAAGCGGTTAAAGTTTGATTATTTATTTGCCATTGTTGTCCCGCAATTAAATCTGACCATTCTAATTGTAAAGGTTCATCAATTTCTTGAGGTGTTAAAGTTAAAGTAACTGTATTTTCATTCAGGATTAAACGGTTAACTGCTGTGGCATAATAGAATTGAATATCTTCCCATTCCCAAGTTAAATTAATGGGGGTAATATTGCGCTGATTATCTTCCACAATTAATTGCTCAATTCGCCTAATTCCTTGCTTTTTTAAGGTAGTTGCTAACTGCTTTAATTGTTCCGTTTGTAAAGTCGGATCACCGTTTCCAACTAATTTTAAAACCCTTAAATTAGGGGCAGTTCCTTGGGCATAAATTGGTGTGTTAATCTGAAAGTCAGGGCCAAACTTCACTAAAGCTGCTGCAGTGGTGAAAAGCTTTATATTAGAAGCAGGAATAAAAAACTTTTGCGAATTTATCTCATATAATGTTTCATTATTGTCTAAAGTTTTGACAAGAATTCCCCAAGGCGATCGCTTGACGATTTCCTCTTCAATAAGCTGATCAATTCTTGTTTTTAAATGAGCTTTACAAAATTTTTCAGAGGACTTTTGAGGAATTAATTTTGAGGCTGAATTATTGTTTTCAAAAGCCAGAGAGATTTGAGAAAACTGAGCCGTTAATAAGATCAATAAAAGACTCCATAAAGAGCAAAATTGTCGAAAAAAAATTAACTGAAAAAACAAAGAATTCATGAGTAAATTACATTTAAGTTGTAAGAGAAATTAACCGCTTAATCAGCAAAAATCATTTTATCATTAACAAGTGTCCCCATAAGAGATAAAATACAAAACGAGAGACAGCCAACAAGTTCAATAAATTGACTAAACTACAGGAGAATTATCTACTATGACTTATGATTATGACCTATTTGTGATTGGTGGGGGTTCAGGGGGAATTGCTACCGCCAGACGCGCCGCAGAATATGGGGCTAAAGTAGGATTAGCAGAAGTTGATCGCTTAGGGGGAACTTGTGTTAACAAAGGCTGTATTCCCAAAAAATTAATGGTCTATACTTCTCATTTTCCTTCTCTTTTTCAAGAGGCTCAAGGTTACGGTTGGAGTCCAGTCAAAAGTACCTTAGATTGGGATAAAATGGTAACATCTGTTAATCAAGAAGTAGAACGTCTTAATGGAATTTATCAGCGAATGTTAGATAATTCCAAAGTAGAACTTTATCGGGACTATGGAAAGTTACTTGATCCCCATACCATTGTAGTAGGCGAGAAACAAATTACGGCTGACAAAATTTTAATTGCTGTTGGGGGTCATCCCGTAAGACCAAATATTCCAGGGATCGAACATACAATTATTTCCGATCAAATGTTTACCCTTCCCGAACAACCAAAACGGATTGTAATTTGGGGAGGGGGATATATTGGAGTAGAATTTGCCTGCATTATGCACGGGTTAGGTTCAGATGTGATTCAAGTGATCCGCCGCGATAAAATTTTAAGAGGATTTGATGAAGATCTGCAAGCCACCATCCAAGAATCAATGGAACAACATGGTATTCATATTCTCAAAAACTGTGAAATTACATCCATTGAACAAACATCTCAAGGCTTAAAAATTGCCTTACAAGGGGAACAAAATACGGAGATGGTGTTAGCAGATACCATTGGTTTAGCCGCAACCGGAAGAAAACCTAATATAGAGAATTTGGGCTTAGAAAAGGCGGGGGTTGAAGTCAAAAATGGAGCGATCGCCGTTGACAAATATAGCTGCACCAGTCAACCGAATATTTATGCCGTGGGAGACTGTACCGATCGCATTAATTTGACCCCTGTGGCCATCAATGAAGGGCGGGCCTTTGCCGATACCGAATTTGGCGGAAAACCCCGTTTAATGAGTCATGAAAACGTTCCTTCCGCCGTGTTTAGTTACCCCGAAGCGGCCACCGTTGGCTTGACAGAAGCAGAAGCTAAAGAACAATATGGGGAAAATGCCATCAAAGTGTATCGCAGTAAATTCCGTCCCATGTACTATGTGTTACCAGATAAGCAAGAAAAAACCTTAATGAAACTGGTGGTACATCAAGAAAGCGATCAGGTTTTAGGGGCCCACATGGTAGGAGATCATGCCGCAGAAATTATTCAAGGAGTGGCGATCGCCGTGAAAATGGGGGCGAAAAAAGCCGATTTTGATGCTACCGTTGGCATTCATCCTAGTTCTGCCGAAGAATTCGTAACCATGCGTTAGAAATTCGGCTCCGGGGGCGGGTTTTTTCTCGTGGTGAGATAAACCCCCCGATTCTTAGAAAGGCGATGGCCGAACCATTCCCATAACAAAGCGCGACATTGAAGGCAAGTTAGAGCCTTCAATAGCTGAGTGACCCCTTCTGAGGTGGTTGGATAAGTCCCTGTCAAGCGATCGCCATTAATAACGGTATGGGGCGAAATTTCTGCAACAAAACCATAAAGTTTTTGATTAGAAAAAGAACTATTAATGGCCCAACCCGTTTGATTAAGGGGCGTTAAGTCGATAATATCTGAGTTAAGTATTCCCAGTTCTCGGTAGAGAATTTCTGGTACAGCAGCAGTGGGAGTAGAAGAAGAAGGGACTCTTCCCCCAGGAAAATCAAGAGTTGCCTGTTTAACACCAGGACGATAGGAGGGAGTGGGTAAGAGAAACTGGGCATTTTGAATCGTAACAATGACGACGGAATCAGCCTTTTCGACTCGCCAATAATCTAACACTTGTTGCCGTTCATCTTGCAATTTTTCACCGATTAAAGTTAGCCAAGGCGTATTAATTTCGATAAAACGTTCTAGGACGTGCCAATGGGGCTGATTATTCATCGGTCAATGCAGGTTGAGTTTGTCTTCGATCATAATGGAGATCAAAAGATAGTCACTATTCTAAACTTCCGAGGCCTGACTTCCATCTAGTGGCATTAGGGGTTTATCATTAAATACGGAGTATTATGTGATTCCAACATCAGCTAAACCATAACCTAAAGCATCAGCACAAGAGATTATCCAATCACGAAGATCGCTGAAAAGTATAGAGAAACTCACTATGACGGACGAGCAACAACAACTAGAAACCCCCATAGAAACCCCCCTAGAAGAGTCAGTGAAGGGGACAGAGTCCAGAGAGGAAGCTGAAACCCCAACGGAGACAGCCCTTGAGGTAGAAGTGGAAACAGTCACGGCAGAAGGGACTCAAGAAGAAACTAAACCGGAGCAAGTAATTGTCGCCCTAACCGAACAAATTGAGGCCCTTCAGCAAAAACTCAAAGAACAGGCCGAACAATTTGAGGTACTTAAAAGCAGTCATATTCGGTTAACCGCCGAATTTGATAATTACCGCAAACGCACCGCCAAAGAAAAGCAAGAATTAGAAACCCAAGTCAAATGTAAAACCATTGGGGAACTCTTATCCGTTGTCGATAACTTTGAACGGGCCCGTAACCAAATTACCCCGGCCAACGATGGAGAAGCAACCATTCACAAAAGTTATCAAAGCGTTTACAAAAATCTTGTCGATAGTCTCAAACGGTTAGGGGTTGGCCCGATGCGTCCCGAAGGTCAACTTTTTGATCCCCTCTATCATGAGGCTATGTTACGGGAATACACCAATGAGTACCCAGAAGGAACCATTATCGAAGAATTGGTGCGAGGTTATCTGCTAGGAGAACAGGTGTTGCGCCATGCTATGGTGAAAGTTGCTGCTCCGAAACCGGTTGAAGAAGAAGAAACTTCCCCAAGTCTTACTGAACCAGAATCAGGGGATTAATTTAGGCAATTGCGCCTAAACCATGACGGAGATTAATGGGTAAGATAAATACTAGGAGAAGCCTTTGCCAGAATTACTGAAAGGCCTGGATCACTTCTCCGAACTTTTTTTATTAAGAGATATCATCACTGTGAGAATGCTATGGGAAAAGTCATTGGCATCGACCTAGGGACGACCAATAGTTGTGTGTCCGTCTTGGAAGGCGGAAAACCCATAGTCATCCCTAACTCAGAGGGGGGACGTACTACCCCTAGTATTGTGGGATTTGGCAAAGGAAATCAACGTCTCGTCGGTCAGTTGGCCAAGCGGCAAGCTGTCACCAATGCTGAAAATACCATTTACAGCATTAAGCGATTTATTGGGCGACGCTGGGAAGAAACCCAAGAAGAGCGATCGCGGGTTCCCTATCAATGTGTCAAGGGGCGCGATGATATGGTGAGCGTAGACATTCGGGGGAGTCACTTTACGACCCAAGAAATTTCAGCAATGATACTGCAAAAGCTGAAAACCGATGCGGAAAATTATTTGGGAGAACCCGTCACAGAAGCGATCATTACCGTTCCTGCCTATTTTACTGATGCTCAGCGACAAGCGACGAAGGATGCGGGAACCATTGCGGGTTTAGATGTCTTGCGGATCGTTAATGAACCGACGGCCGCGGCCTTGGCCTATGGTTTAGATAAACAAGATGAAGAACAATATATTTTGGTGTTTGATTTAGGTGGGGGAACCTT
This genomic window from Crocosphaera sp. UHCC 0190 contains:
- a CDS encoding DUF4388 domain-containing protein; amino-acid sequence: MAITGYLSEFSLPEIFQFLEQGQKTGRLTLRPLSSNTSQKTYYIWLRQGRIIAASNRLDNQGLLSLIVQRGWMNAQAATKLTESHLQGNPLGLFLKSHNLIQAEQLKLLFYVQVMQQICALFALADAQFEFDSHGILPMIETTGLSSPGAEVSLAGLRALKDWSALRDKLPDSSSSLTSIVKNKPHLHLNQLEWQVWEFTDDHYSLKAVAEQLRLPIEKVQQIAFRLMVVNLVEELPMVTANFASESDVMENESLGTNANGLSQEFLQNLMGFLQVKAS
- a CDS encoding GTP-binding protein: MEVMRLVVTGPVGAGKSTFIRSVSEITPVDTDRIATDETQLIKQKTTVAFDFGRLQFSPQMALHLYGTPGQSRFDFMWDILICKAHAYMILVAAHRPSEFRYARRIINFMNQRAKIPMIIGLTHTDCPGAWFPENVAIALGYPDKNDCPIIINVNANEQSSVAQAVMVLVKELMQKCLV
- a CDS encoding roadblock/LC7 domain-containing protein, with the translated sequence MAINVDKLNHILQNFVSATNDVQGAALVTPDGLSLASTLPVNMDEERVSAMSAAMLSLGERIGGELSRGSIDRIYVEGNDGYGVLSSCGSDAVFLVLASKAVKQGILFLEIKTALSELKLVMT
- a CDS encoding protoglobin domain-containing protein, coding for MSLNPQEFMAKMEARMVFSNEDKAILKAGEDWGKKVAEEMADHFYNYLGRDPEMNAIINAKEGRIHRLRETFVQWFLEMFTGIDEWGNSYADRRWRIGLVHVQIGIGPQHVVPAMATVVRAVGDKLQAEGKNDDLRNALGKICMIDLAFIEQAYVEVSSSAVLKETGWTEGLFRRLISTGAGQHATA
- the dacB gene encoding D-alanyl-D-alanine carboxypeptidase/D-alanyl-D-alanine-endopeptidase encodes the protein MNSLFFQLIFFRQFCSLWSLLLILLTAQFSQISLAFENNNSASKLIPQKSSEKFCKAHLKTRIDQLIEEEIVKRSPWGILVKTLDNNETLYEINSQKFFIPASNIKLFTTAAALVKFGPDFQINTPIYAQGTAPNLRVLKLVGNGDPTLQTEQLKQLATTLKKQGIRRIEQLIVEDNQRNITPINLTWEWEDIQFYYATAVNRLILNENTVTLTLTPQEIDEPLQLEWSDLIAGQQWQINNQTLTASQNTPYSITIQRNFAQPLLTITGKLAINSQPDTFGLAVVDPADYFLDSLQNALETEEIIITKSSIITQTDTEEKSRKLTTIKSPSLATIITKANENSNNLYAESLLNLFASNTSEITPIENLQETLKTLGLEPELYQLKDGSGLSRHNLATPEAFVTLLSLILKTSEGDIYRNSLPVAGKSGTLKKRFQDTIIEGRMAAKTGTLSGISALSGYLDPPNYSPLVFSILVNQSNLSPSQLREVIDQIVLTLGELKRC
- the gor gene encoding glutathione-disulfide reductase, which encodes MTYDYDLFVIGGGSGGIATARRAAEYGAKVGLAEVDRLGGTCVNKGCIPKKLMVYTSHFPSLFQEAQGYGWSPVKSTLDWDKMVTSVNQEVERLNGIYQRMLDNSKVELYRDYGKLLDPHTIVVGEKQITADKILIAVGGHPVRPNIPGIEHTIISDQMFTLPEQPKRIVIWGGGYIGVEFACIMHGLGSDVIQVIRRDKILRGFDEDLQATIQESMEQHGIHILKNCEITSIEQTSQGLKIALQGEQNTEMVLADTIGLAATGRKPNIENLGLEKAGVEVKNGAIAVDKYSCTSQPNIYAVGDCTDRINLTPVAINEGRAFADTEFGGKPRLMSHENVPSAVFSYPEAATVGLTEAEAKEQYGENAIKVYRSKFRPMYYVLPDKQEKTLMKLVVHQESDQVLGAHMVGDHAAEIIQGVAIAVKMGAKKADFDATVGIHPSSAEEFVTMR
- a CDS encoding NUDIX hydrolase, giving the protein MNNQPHWHVLERFIEINTPWLTLIGEKLQDERQQVLDYWRVEKADSVVIVTIQNAQFLLPTPSYRPGVKQATLDFPGGRVPSSSTPTAAVPEILYRELGILNSDIIDLTPLNQTGWAINSSFSNQKLYGFVAEISPHTVINGDRLTGTYPTTSEGVTQLLKALTCLQCRALLWEWFGHRLSKNRGVYLTTRKNPPPEPNF
- the grpE gene encoding nucleotide exchange factor GrpE, producing MTDEQQQLETPIETPLEESVKGTESREEAETPTETALEVEVETVTAEGTQEETKPEQVIVALTEQIEALQQKLKEQAEQFEVLKSSHIRLTAEFDNYRKRTAKEKQELETQVKCKTIGELLSVVDNFERARNQITPANDGEATIHKSYQSVYKNLVDSLKRLGVGPMRPEGQLFDPLYHEAMLREYTNEYPEGTIIEELVRGYLLGEQVLRHAMVKVAAPKPVEEEETSPSLTEPESGD